The nucleotide sequence ATCTCGCGCCACTCAAGACGAGGCTCGGCGTGCCTGTGGAGCTTTCCTCCTGTCATACGGCGGAAATCGGCGGCTACGCGATCGAAGGACATGTGCCGGCCGATGCGATCAAGCGCCTGCTTGCCGAGCGGCCGCAAGCGAAGGGCCTGGCCGTCGGCGGCATGCCGGTCGGTTCTCCGGGGATGGAAGTCGCGGGAACTCCGCCCGAGGCTTACGACGTCGTCCTGTTCTCGGCTGACGGGCAGCGCGTGTTCGCGCGCTATCGCGGAACGCAGGCGATATGAATCAAATCGCTGTCGCGCGCTGATACAGCATCATCATTTCAGCATCGCGCGCGATGTTGACGAAGCGTTCGATGGTCGGCGTGGTGTCTCCCGTGCGCCATGTGATCCCGGTCTCCAAGATCGGCGCGGGACCTGCCAGATCGATATAGCTGACGCCGGTGCGCGCGAGATTGCGCAATGACGCGGGGACGAGTGCGATTCCCATCCCGGCGGAAACAAGACTGATGATGGTTTGCATCTGGATCGCTTCCTGCGCGATCCGCGCCTGTCCGCCGTGCGCCGCGTAGTACTCGGTCACCAGATCATGGAACGCCGGCGCGCTCTGCCGGGGAAAGATGATCAGCGGCGCGCCGACGACAGATTCCGGCGCGAGCCGGTCAGCCGCCAACGATAGCGTTCCGTCGGCAAGCCAGCTTTCCGGAACGGCGGCGACAAGCGGCTCGCTCACGAGCGGCAGATAGGAGAGCGGCTTGGGAAATGCCGCGCTCGGCGGAGGAATCACCAGACCGACGTGGCCGTTGCCTTCGAGCAGGTTTGCGATCTGCACGTTGCTGGTCGCCTCCGTGAGCGAGATTTCGACATTCGGAAACAGTGATGCGTAGCGACGCACCAGCAGCGGCAGGATGCTGTAGTCCGCAGTGCTGACGAACGAGAGCGCCAGATGGCCGGCGGTGCCGTCACGCAACTGATGCGCGATCCCGGGCAGGGCCTTCACGCCGTCGAGCGCGGCGCGGACATGTGAGAGCCACTCCGCGCCGAACGGCGTCAGCGCGAC is from Afipia massiliensis and encodes:
- a CDS encoding DUF411 domain-containing protein, which encodes MTISTRRAVLAGALPVAVALVLSRYSKAAETLPKMIVHRDPACGCCGDWIAHVKAAGFSVDEIEIANLAPLKTRLGVPVELSSCHTAEIGGYAIEGHVPADAIKRLLAERPQAKGLAVGGMPVGSPGMEVAGTPPEAYDVVLFSADGQRVFARYRGTQAI
- a CDS encoding LysR family transcriptional regulator; the encoded protein is MDIRQLRHFAAVADTLHFGRAADRLGMTQPPLSQSIMTLERELGAPLFVRTKRSVALTPFGAEWLSHVRAALDGVKALPGIAHQLRDGTAGHLALSFVSTADYSILPLLVRRYASLFPNVEISLTEATSNVQIANLLEGNGHVGLVIPPPSAAFPKPLSYLPLVSEPLVAAVPESWLADGTLSLAADRLAPESVVGAPLIIFPRQSAPAFHDLVTEYYAAHGGQARIAQEAIQMQTIISLVSAGMGIALVPASLRNLARTGVSYIDLAGPAPILETGITWRTGDTTPTIERFVNIARDAEMMMLYQRATAI